The Pseudodesulfovibrio sp. zrk46 genome contains a region encoding:
- a CDS encoding non-ribosomal peptide synthetase, whose amino-acid sequence MGGYEAEPQQYVFIMQTYPLSHPQRRIWFAEAEYPNTAINTIALYVPCPKGTSFEALQDAINGCVRDNEALRARIAKGSAGDESFGACQFFSEYRPFELEHKEFSDSETAHQWMLEQALVPMELYRSPLFRFTGVSINGAIGYFYMLHHIVSDGRTTMVLMEEIERRLSDPSIVKTIDSYKDFIEFENTYKKSSAFNSDRTFWMNELSSFPEPLKLANGNGEEDAELIQVASVVSEDLHSKIHSFADQYGVSVYKQIMSAFGVYIAKATRSESFAVGIANHNRSEKRFYDMCGMFVSTLPFVFDFDPQKSFAEYALESSQRINNILKKHSRYPLDLLVSDMRREYDIDVGHIMNVSIVGHPNKTDAPAYEIVLPGQSRNSLNIHINLAGTDGEGKLEILFMADGEVYSKQDIDTLYESLTAILNQALSAPDTPVGQLSLVSEREKQRVLSFNPRFEAYRDKLSIPALFKERVSASPDHIALMSTEGSVTYAELDAWTDNIAHGLMKLNKGVSLSGQYVGISMTRSISMIAAIMGILKSGAAYVPLDPEYPEERLAFMAEDAGIGIVLANDGHEKLFSSLTAVDINDFPKGRMERIEDMTGPDDQAYAIYTSGTTGKPKGVPIQHHQVINLVDGLKKAFFIDRKSRVLQFASLNFDASVAEIFPALLTGATLVVALEEHRSDANVLGRMLEEMDVSVATIPPAMLAIMPYKELPALSSLVVAGESTDPDAIKQWSKGRKLINAYGPTENTVAATAGLIDGNSLPNDIGTPLKNVSCYILDPYMQLLPVGIPGELFIGGLQVSKGYINRAELNAKAFFENPFATKEARNPRNYKSGDLVRWMDTGHIEFIGRVDFQVKIRGHRIECGEVGTAISRMDGVNSCLVIPLPSGATHKLVAYVIPSSDKKALITPDFLRTEAANVLPDYMVPSAFVIMDKFPMTPGSKIDRRKLPQPAHDDTALTEYMAPRNEIERKLVKIWQDLLELEQVGVLDDFFDVGGDSLLCMSLIAEAEDQGLNIDIAMVRKQRTIANLAQVLIETGDVGPQLPSLKKRLHNRPEPMPLNALMMRRQEQAMIAAGVPSPASITTWQMNGPMDENIMLDALDALVARHDALRIRISEEGSEVRLHPVTTAGPGGVINTSREELPALINQWVEGDRNDNYPSCEFRLFRFSRTEHALVMVGTHELLDAWAMRKMSSELVELYNASKEGREPDLEPEPYQVMDFTDWYNGLVENGRLEESRLYWKEQLDGVQPVFDTSPQPDTAQHKYASVSSMQPLPIKLRNDFEALCKQTGCTFFEGLLTAHMVLFGRKGDKEDVLTAYVTALRDRTELQNLIGCLTNRLYIRATIDTDHFKTCVNRVQTVLQEGTRHALWPTWQDVDPNGQGYPDIFFHYVPFFEQTGPQFVDFESRMDPPAPMKHWPLPLALVVVDHDERPVLQCMAQAGFCDADFANELLTEYLKILEDLVAASS is encoded by the coding sequence ACAGATCTCCTCTGTTCCGGTTTACGGGTGTTTCGATCAATGGTGCCATTGGGTATTTCTACATGCTCCATCATATTGTCAGCGATGGGCGTACAACAATGGTTTTGATGGAAGAAATTGAAAGACGATTGTCTGACCCTTCCATTGTTAAAACTATTGATAGTTATAAAGATTTCATTGAGTTCGAAAATACTTATAAAAAGTCTTCCGCCTTCAACTCAGACCGAACATTTTGGATGAATGAACTTTCCTCATTTCCCGAGCCGCTCAAGCTGGCAAACGGAAATGGAGAAGAAGATGCTGAGTTGATTCAGGTCGCAAGTGTCGTTTCAGAGGATTTGCACAGTAAAATACATTCCTTCGCAGACCAGTATGGCGTCTCTGTCTACAAGCAGATCATGTCCGCCTTCGGAGTTTATATAGCCAAGGCAACACGCTCTGAGTCTTTCGCCGTTGGTATAGCCAACCACAATAGATCGGAGAAACGATTTTACGACATGTGCGGAATGTTTGTCAGCACACTCCCTTTTGTTTTCGATTTCGATCCCCAAAAGAGTTTTGCAGAGTATGCTCTTGAGTCCAGTCAGCGGATTAACAACATCCTGAAAAAGCACTCCAGATACCCGCTTGATCTCTTGGTTTCTGACATGCGTCGCGAGTATGACATTGATGTTGGACACATCATGAATGTGAGCATTGTGGGACATCCTAATAAAACAGATGCGCCTGCCTACGAAATAGTCTTGCCTGGTCAAAGCAGGAACAGTTTAAACATCCATATCAACCTTGCTGGTACCGATGGTGAAGGGAAGCTGGAAATCCTGTTTATGGCAGATGGTGAAGTGTACTCGAAACAAGACATTGATACACTGTACGAAAGCCTTACTGCCATATTGAATCAAGCATTAAGCGCTCCGGATACCCCGGTTGGACAACTATCCCTTGTCTCTGAAAGGGAAAAGCAACGAGTTCTCAGCTTCAACCCTCGCTTTGAAGCCTACCGGGACAAACTCTCCATTCCTGCTCTGTTCAAAGAGAGAGTGAGTGCATCACCTGATCATATCGCCCTGATGAGTACTGAAGGCTCTGTAACATACGCCGAGCTGGATGCCTGGACTGATAACATTGCCCACGGGCTCATGAAGTTGAATAAGGGCGTCTCCCTGTCCGGGCAGTATGTCGGAATTTCCATGACACGCAGTATCTCCATGATTGCAGCGATCATGGGTATTCTGAAGAGCGGTGCCGCGTATGTGCCACTGGATCCGGAATATCCGGAAGAGCGGCTTGCGTTCATGGCAGAAGATGCCGGGATTGGAATCGTTTTGGCTAACGATGGGCACGAAAAGCTATTTAGCAGTTTGACTGCCGTGGATATCAATGACTTTCCAAAAGGTCGCATGGAACGCATTGAGGATATGACTGGTCCTGATGACCAAGCATATGCGATCTATACCTCTGGCACTACGGGCAAGCCAAAAGGTGTGCCTATTCAGCATCACCAGGTTATCAATCTGGTTGATGGATTGAAGAAAGCATTTTTCATAGACCGCAAGAGCCGTGTACTCCAGTTTGCCTCGCTCAATTTTGATGCTTCTGTTGCAGAAATCTTCCCGGCCCTGCTTACAGGGGCAACGCTTGTTGTCGCGCTGGAAGAACACAGGAGTGACGCCAACGTACTCGGTCGAATGCTGGAAGAGATGGACGTTTCAGTCGCGACGATTCCACCGGCAATGCTGGCCATCATGCCATACAAGGAACTGCCGGCTCTCTCCTCTCTTGTTGTAGCCGGTGAAAGTACTGATCCTGATGCCATTAAACAGTGGTCCAAGGGCAGAAAGCTCATCAACGCATACGGTCCGACAGAGAATACGGTCGCGGCCACGGCTGGCCTGATTGACGGCAACAGCCTTCCCAATGACATTGGCACTCCGCTCAAGAATGTCAGCTGTTATATTCTCGATCCGTACATGCAACTTCTGCCAGTAGGGATTCCCGGAGAATTGTTCATCGGTGGATTGCAGGTTTCCAAAGGCTACATCAATAGGGCTGAATTGAATGCGAAAGCATTTTTTGAAAATCCTTTCGCTACAAAAGAAGCGCGAAATCCGCGTAACTACAAGAGCGGAGATCTGGTCCGTTGGATGGATACGGGGCATATCGAGTTCATTGGAAGAGTGGATTTTCAGGTCAAAATTCGAGGACATCGTATTGAATGTGGTGAAGTAGGGACGGCCATTTCCCGCATGGACGGCGTAAACAGTTGTCTCGTCATTCCGCTTCCCAGTGGAGCTACGCATAAGCTGGTAGCATACGTTATCCCTTCGTCTGACAAGAAAGCGCTCATAACGCCGGACTTTCTGAGAACCGAGGCTGCCAATGTGCTGCCTGACTACATGGTGCCATCAGCCTTTGTCATAATGGATAAATTCCCCATGACTCCCGGCAGTAAAATCGATCGACGCAAGCTGCCTCAACCTGCTCATGATGATACTGCGCTCACCGAGTATATGGCGCCACGTAACGAGATAGAAAGGAAACTCGTCAAGATCTGGCAAGATCTCCTTGAGCTGGAGCAGGTCGGTGTGTTGGACGACTTTTTTGACGTCGGTGGCGATTCCTTATTGTGCATGTCTCTTATCGCTGAAGCTGAAGACCAAGGCCTGAATATTGATATTGCAATGGTTCGCAAGCAACGAACCATCGCCAATCTGGCACAGGTCCTCATTGAAACCGGCGATGTGGGGCCACAATTGCCCAGCTTGAAAAAACGGCTACACAACAGACCCGAACCCATGCCTCTCAACGCCTTGATGATGCGCAGGCAGGAACAGGCCATGATTGCGGCCGGTGTCCCGAGCCCCGCATCAATCACGACATGGCAGATGAATGGTCCGATGGACGAAAACATCATGCTGGATGCACTTGATGCACTTGTCGCCCGCCACGATGCATTACGGATACGCATCAGTGAAGAGGGGAGTGAAGTCCGTCTCCACCCTGTCACGACAGCCGGTCCTGGTGGGGTTATCAATACCTCAAGAGAGGAACTCCCTGCACTCATCAACCAATGGGTTGAGGGCGACCGGAACGATAACTATCCGAGTTGCGAATTTCGTTTGTTCCGTTTCAGCCGTACCGAGCACGCTTTGGTTATGGTCGGAACGCATGAACTTCTTGATGCGTGGGCAATGCGTAAAATGTCATCGGAACTTGTCGAACTCTACAATGCCAGCAAAGAGGGCAGAGAGCCTGATCTTGAGCCTGAACCGTATCAGGTCATGGACTTTACAGACTGGTATAACGGGCTTGTCGAAAATGGTCGTCTCGAAGAATCTCGGCTTTATTGGAAAGAACAGCTGGATGGGGTGCAGCCCGTATTCGATACTTCTCCCCAACCAGATACGGCTCAGCACAAATACGCATCAGTGAGCAGCATGCAGCCACTTCCCATCAAGCTGAGAAACGACTTCGAAGCCCTTTGCAAGCAAACAGGCTGTACTTTCTTTGAAGGTTTGCTCACCGCGCACATGGTTCTGTTTGGACGAAAAGGTGATAAAGAAGACGTTTTGACAGCGTATGTTACGGCCCTCCGTGATCGTACGGAGCTCCAGAACCTGATTGGATGCCTCACTAATCGATTATATATCCGTGCAACCATTGATACGGATCACTTCAAAACGTGTGTGAACCGTGTTCAGACTGTGCTGCAGGAAGGTACCCGCCATGCTCTGTGGCCGACTTGGCAAGACGTCGACCCCAACGGACAAGGATATCCCGATATCTTTTTCCACTATGTGCCGTTCTTCGAACAGACAGGCCCTCAGTTCGTTGACTTTGAGAGCAGAATGGACCCTCCGGCGCCAATGAAACATTGGCCGCTCCCCCTGGCCCTGGTGGTGGTTGACCATGATGAAAGACCTGTTTTGCAATGCATGGCTCAAGCAGGGTTCTGCGATGCCGATTTCGCGAATGAATTACTCACTGAATACCTAAAAATACTTGAAGATCTGGTCGCAGCATCCAGTTAA